The following coding sequences lie in one Zingiber officinale cultivar Zhangliang chromosome 2B, Zo_v1.1, whole genome shotgun sequence genomic window:
- the LOC122048742 gene encoding probable E3 ubiquitin-protein ligase RHY1A, producing the protein MIGSSIYGASLASTLDRLSLTRNDQLPGVVLQARARLQERLRGISPSGNRLVTQCAIDGAAKLMTSQGMRLLMNDEMRLVNHGEPDAESLVEWFESGSLAPSSRAETDGYVQYANRPPGLSSKAFSNLRMEVYVERAFLDCSICLERFVEGEELIQLSCRHRFHPDCLEPWAKICGECPYCRTTI; encoded by the exons ATGATTGGCAGCAGTATCTACGGCGCATCTTTAGCAAGCACACTAGATAGGCTAAGCTTGACCAGGAACGACCAACTTCCTGGTGTTGTTCTGCAGGCAAGAGCAAGGCTTCAAGAGAGACTTAGAGGCATCTCTCCGTCTGGAAATAGGTTAGTCACGCAATGTGCCATAGATGGTGCAGCAAAACTTATG ACATCTCAAGGAATGAGGTTGCTTATGAATGATGAAATGAGGCTCGTCAATCATGGAGAACCAGATGCAGAGAGTCTGGTTGAATGGTTTGAATCAGGTTCATTAGCACCAAGCTCAAGAGCAGAAACTGATGGCTATGTGCAATATGCTAATAGGCCACCTGGACTCAGCTCAAAGGCTTTCAGTAATCTACGGATGGAAGTTTATGTTGAGAGAGCTTTTCTCGATTGCTCCATCTGTCTGGAGAGATTTGTAGAGGGCGAAGAATTGATTCAGCTGTCTTGCAGGCACAGGTTCCATCCTGATTGCTTGGAGCCATGGGCGAAGATATGTGGGGAGTGCCCGTATTGCAGGACGACCATATAA